The Thalassotalea sp. HSM 43 genome window below encodes:
- a CDS encoding FadR/GntR family transcriptional regulator produces MAQKHNLTYQLTHDLGKAIVTGQYKPGDGLPTEAELCEQFDVSRSATREAVKMLSAKGLIASRPKKGIHVLSETNWNMFDPDVLEWILSSNPSLQLLKSFTEVRAAIEPQAAALASTNATFEQLEMIEKALERMKAAEQGLDDILDSDIEFHTSVLRASGNPFIVQLTDFIATALKVSIRYTNAAKGESGDVEKHAYILDTIKSRNPVKAHDAVKEILDESLALIEKNLN; encoded by the coding sequence ATGGCACAAAAACACAATCTAACCTATCAGTTAACCCATGATTTAGGTAAAGCAATTGTTACCGGACAATACAAGCCTGGAGACGGTTTACCGACGGAAGCTGAACTTTGTGAGCAATTTGATGTTTCTCGCAGCGCGACACGTGAAGCGGTAAAAATGCTATCAGCAAAAGGCTTAATTGCATCAAGACCTAAAAAGGGTATTCATGTTCTCTCTGAAACCAACTGGAACATGTTTGATCCAGATGTATTGGAATGGATATTAAGCAGTAACCCATCTTTGCAATTACTGAAATCGTTTACCGAAGTTCGTGCGGCTATTGAACCGCAAGCTGCAGCTCTGGCATCGACGAATGCCACGTTTGAACAGTTGGAAATGATTGAAAAAGCGCTTGAAAGAATGAAAGCAGCGGAGCAAGGCTTAGATGATATCTTAGATTCTGATATTGAGTTTCATACCTCTGTTTTGCGTGCCAGTGGTAACCCATTTATCGTCCAGCTTACCGACTTTATTGCGACCGCGTTAAAAGTAAGTATTCGTTATACTAATGCCGCCAAAGGTGAATCCGGTGACGTTGAAAAACACGCTTATATATTGGACACCATTAAATCGAGAAATCCGGTTAAAGCACACGATGCGGTGAAAGAGATTCTTGATGAGTCATTAGCCTTGATAGAGAAAAACCTAAACTAA
- a CDS encoding arylsulfatase: MTLAQLSLVTVCTGCVAEQPTSDSRENATSATPPNIIYILADDMGYGDLGSYGQRKTKTPNLDALAHQGMRFTQHYAGSTVCGPSRASLLTGLHTGHSPIRGNPAWTNSGTPVDLKPQDITIAEMLKDNGYKTAVIGKWGLSEAKEDNNAHLPAMPNQQGFDYFYGLKAHLDAHHYYWHRLFENNQPFVLEDNDYLNNEGVYIHDLFTDKALEYVAQQDAEQPFFLYLSYTIPHLALTVPEDSKQQYLDLGWPKREMDTQGHYRNDAEGNTTYAGMISRMDDDIGKLMQTLEQHGLANNTLVIFSSDNGHEYDRGFFDSNGALKGRKRDLYEGGIRVPFIARWPGKIAANSESDHVSAMWDMMSTFCDFAGAKQCPKNDGISMANTLLGDGKQLQHDYLYWEFNEREGPLQAIRHGDWKLVKRYNKPLELYNLAKDIGETNNIAKQHPDIVTQLAKQIEASRTPHPEFTLKKLPNPWKKKNKNNKS, translated from the coding sequence ATGACTTTAGCACAACTTAGCCTTGTTACTGTTTGCACTGGCTGTGTTGCTGAACAACCGACAAGCGATTCGAGAGAAAATGCAACGTCAGCAACTCCTCCCAATATCATCTACATTCTTGCTGATGATATGGGCTATGGTGATCTCGGCTCCTACGGTCAACGCAAAACCAAAACACCAAATTTGGATGCATTAGCGCATCAAGGCATGCGCTTTACCCAGCATTATGCTGGATCAACGGTGTGTGGACCTTCTCGTGCCAGCTTACTCACGGGGTTGCATACGGGACACAGTCCTATTCGTGGCAATCCAGCATGGACTAATAGTGGTACGCCGGTTGATCTAAAGCCGCAAGACATCACTATTGCCGAAATGCTTAAAGATAACGGTTATAAAACCGCGGTGATCGGTAAGTGGGGTTTATCGGAAGCCAAAGAGGACAATAATGCGCATTTACCAGCGATGCCAAATCAGCAAGGTTTCGATTACTTTTATGGTCTAAAAGCACATTTAGATGCGCATCATTATTACTGGCATCGTTTATTTGAAAACAACCAACCTTTTGTTCTTGAAGACAACGACTACTTAAATAATGAAGGGGTCTATATTCACGACTTATTCACTGATAAAGCGCTTGAATATGTTGCGCAACAAGACGCTGAGCAACCATTTTTTCTCTACCTTTCGTACACCATTCCTCATTTAGCACTTACGGTGCCAGAAGACTCTAAACAGCAGTATTTAGATCTAGGTTGGCCAAAACGTGAAATGGATACCCAAGGCCACTATCGCAATGATGCCGAAGGCAACACCACTTACGCAGGGATGATATCGCGCATGGATGATGATATTGGCAAATTAATGCAAACCCTAGAACAGCATGGCTTGGCTAATAACACACTGGTTATCTTTAGCAGTGATAATGGTCATGAATACGATCGGGGTTTTTTCGACAGTAACGGAGCGTTAAAAGGTCGTAAACGTGATTTATACGAAGGCGGTATTCGGGTGCCATTTATCGCCCGTTGGCCTGGAAAAATTGCCGCCAATAGTGAGTCTGATCACGTGTCGGCAATGTGGGACATGATGTCGACATTTTGCGATTTCGCGGGTGCTAAACAGTGCCCTAAAAACGATGGTATTTCTATGGCCAATACCTTGTTAGGTGATGGCAAACAGCTGCAGCATGATTACTTGTACTGGGAGTTTAATGAGCGTGAAGGCCCACTGCAAGCCATTAGGCATGGCGATTGGAAGTTAGTAAAGCGTTATAATAAACCGTTAGAGCTTTATAATCTTGCCAAGGATATTGGTGAGACAAACAATATCGCTAAGCAGCACCCTGACATCGTCACCCAATTGGCCAAACAAATTGAGGCATCTCGTACACCGCACCCAGAGTTTACCTTGAAAAAGCTGCCAAATCCTTGGAAAAAGAAAAATAAAAACAATAAGAGCTAA
- the galE gene encoding UDP-glucose 4-epimerase GalE, whose translation MKVLVTGGLGYIGSHTCIALHNAGITPVILDNLSNSSINVLQQLHKICGQTFSFIEGDIRDQHQLEQIFKQQSFDAVFHFAALKAVGESCQQPRRYYENNVCGTVTLLDAMYNNDVTRIIFSSSATVYGEPQYLPIDEQHPISATNPYGWSKVMVEQILADNCQSDSQQLAISLRYFNPVGAHSSGLLGESPNGIPNNLMPYIAQTAVGKRDKVSVFGDDYDTNDGTGVRDYIHVMDLAEGHVAAFTNHQQDSGFLAYNLGTGQGYSVLEIIAAFSKASGQQIPFQMAPRRQGDIACNYADANLAKAKLGWQTKLTINDMTRDTWRWQQNYPQGL comes from the coding sequence ATGAAAGTTCTTGTTACCGGTGGTCTAGGTTACATTGGCAGTCACACATGTATCGCGTTGCACAATGCCGGTATAACGCCAGTCATCCTTGATAATCTCAGCAACTCAAGCATCAATGTATTACAACAGTTGCACAAAATTTGTGGTCAAACGTTCAGCTTCATTGAAGGTGATATTCGTGATCAACATCAACTCGAACAGATCTTTAAACAACAGTCATTCGACGCAGTATTTCATTTTGCAGCGCTTAAAGCGGTAGGTGAATCTTGCCAGCAACCACGTCGTTATTATGAAAATAATGTCTGCGGCACGGTTACCCTGCTCGACGCAATGTATAACAATGATGTTACGCGCATTATTTTCAGTTCTTCTGCAACCGTATATGGTGAACCGCAGTATTTACCGATTGATGAACAGCATCCTATCTCGGCCACTAACCCATACGGCTGGAGCAAAGTTATGGTCGAGCAAATACTCGCGGATAACTGTCAATCAGACTCGCAGCAACTGGCGATTAGCTTGCGCTATTTTAATCCCGTTGGCGCACACTCTAGTGGTCTTTTAGGGGAAAGCCCTAACGGCATCCCAAACAACTTAATGCCTTACATCGCACAAACCGCGGTTGGTAAGCGCGACAAAGTCAGTGTTTTTGGTGACGATTATGACACCAATGATGGTACCGGTGTGCGAGATTACATTCATGTTATGGATTTGGCGGAAGGTCATGTTGCGGCATTTACTAATCACCAACAAGATTCAGGCTTTTTAGCCTATAATTTGGGTACAGGACAAGGATACTCTGTGCTGGAAATCATCGCTGCATTTTCCAAGGCATCCGGTCAGCAAATTCCCTTTCAGATGGCCCCTCGCAGACAAGGCGATATAGCCTGTAATTATGCTGATGCTAATTTAGCCAAGGCCAAACTTGGCTGGCAAACCAAATTAACCATTAACGATATGACACGCGATACCTGGCGTTGGCAGCAAAACTACCCTCAAGGACTGTAA
- a CDS encoding sugar-binding domain-containing protein: MMHTLVKWPLWVICITFTMLSSLSACNDTAIAQVEPEAPRTRINIDFDWQFKLGDDAAAKHAAFDDNDWRTLNLPHDWSIEGEYDQENPAGIAGGFLPTGTGWYRKHISYQPNWHNKHVFIEFDGVYMNSEVWVNGKLVGKRPYGYISFSYDITEHLHQGNNVIAVRVDNSRAPSGRWYTGSGIYRHVWLTTTNKQHIPYSGTFVRADKVNEQQADVKIRTEIANLDKRDAQLTLRNQVIDQQGNVVEQVQTEVQIIAGQIEPVEQQLLLNKPQLWSPDSPYLYTIKSVLQQGDTIIDHYQTTTGFRSLEFSAEKGFLLNGHETILKGISMHHDAGPVGAAVPDDVLRRRMQTLKDMGVNAIRTTHNPFAPEFYQMADEMGFMLMNEAFDGWWDAKAKYDYGLYFEQWWQRDLTDFMRRDRNHPSVIMWSVGNEVPNYTPEQQKTLVEFALTLDDTRPVTQGRGYAGGYLTIAGFNGHGEFKGAIEKFHKKNPDTPVIGTEMTHTIHTRGIYRSKTSYRVRDFPAPWEVRSTAGPKKIWQNIKNKVYDIPDLTEQEVFPGIDGAYGSSFDNSVVRMPIREEIKIARDLPYMLGTFRWTAFDYLGESFGWPARTANFGVLDLAGFAKGPYYLYQSQWSKEPMVHLDPHWSHHGKEGMQIPVVVYTNLPSAELFLNGKSLGEKAMTDDMQLVWLVPYQPGELTVHAKKNGKTVVTKSVHTAQQAYSVAITADKTQINANQTDVVHLTLDVVDKNGHMVPEANNRLYIDVSGPGKLIGVENGDILDLEPHKVANRKAFMGKALALLQATDTAGPITVTIKGEGLAPTSLLINAQ; encoded by the coding sequence ATGATGCACACTCTTGTTAAATGGCCTCTGTGGGTAATTTGTATAACCTTTACCATGCTTTCATCACTGAGCGCCTGCAACGACACAGCCATTGCTCAGGTTGAACCAGAAGCGCCTCGAACTCGCATAAATATTGATTTTGACTGGCAATTCAAACTGGGCGATGACGCCGCAGCGAAACATGCGGCATTTGATGACAATGATTGGCGAACGCTTAATTTACCTCATGATTGGAGCATTGAGGGCGAATACGACCAAGAAAATCCAGCAGGCATCGCTGGAGGATTCCTACCGACGGGAACGGGCTGGTACCGTAAGCATATTAGCTATCAACCAAATTGGCATAATAAACATGTATTCATCGAATTTGATGGTGTTTATATGAATTCTGAGGTGTGGGTTAATGGCAAATTGGTAGGTAAACGTCCCTACGGTTATATCAGTTTCAGTTACGACATCACCGAGCACCTGCATCAAGGTAATAATGTGATCGCTGTTCGTGTAGATAACAGCAGAGCGCCTAGTGGTCGTTGGTATACCGGTTCAGGTATATACCGTCATGTTTGGTTAACGACGACGAACAAGCAACATATCCCATACAGTGGCACGTTCGTGCGAGCCGACAAGGTCAATGAACAGCAGGCCGATGTGAAAATTCGTACGGAAATTGCCAATTTAGATAAACGTGATGCTCAATTAACGCTACGCAATCAAGTGATTGACCAGCAGGGTAACGTAGTTGAGCAGGTGCAAACTGAGGTGCAAATCATTGCCGGGCAAATAGAGCCGGTTGAACAACAACTGTTGCTCAACAAGCCACAGCTTTGGTCTCCAGATTCGCCTTATCTTTACACCATCAAAAGTGTACTACAGCAAGGTGACACCATCATCGACCACTACCAAACGACAACCGGTTTTCGTTCACTCGAATTCAGTGCCGAAAAAGGTTTCTTACTTAATGGCCATGAGACAATATTAAAGGGCATAAGTATGCACCATGATGCCGGTCCTGTTGGTGCTGCGGTACCTGACGATGTATTGCGCAGACGTATGCAAACATTAAAAGATATGGGCGTTAATGCCATTCGAACCACGCATAATCCATTTGCTCCTGAGTTTTACCAAATGGCTGATGAAATGGGCTTTATGTTGATGAATGAAGCGTTTGATGGCTGGTGGGATGCAAAGGCTAAATATGATTACGGCTTGTACTTTGAGCAGTGGTGGCAACGCGATCTCACCGACTTTATGCGTCGTGATCGTAATCACCCGAGTGTCATTATGTGGAGCGTTGGCAACGAAGTGCCAAACTACACTCCTGAGCAGCAAAAAACGCTGGTTGAATTTGCCTTAACATTGGATGATACCCGTCCGGTAACTCAAGGTCGTGGTTACGCAGGAGGCTATTTAACCATCGCTGGCTTTAATGGTCATGGCGAATTCAAAGGCGCAATAGAGAAGTTTCATAAGAAAAATCCTGATACGCCAGTGATTGGTACGGAAATGACGCATACCATACACACTCGCGGTATTTATCGTAGTAAAACCAGCTACCGAGTTAGAGATTTTCCTGCGCCATGGGAAGTACGCTCTACAGCGGGTCCGAAAAAGATCTGGCAAAATATCAAAAACAAAGTCTATGACATCCCTGATTTAACCGAACAAGAAGTATTTCCGGGTATTGATGGTGCATATGGTTCGTCGTTTGATAACTCTGTTGTACGAATGCCTATTCGTGAGGAAATTAAAATCGCTCGCGATCTGCCGTACATGCTAGGCACTTTCCGTTGGACAGCCTTTGATTACTTAGGTGAATCGTTCGGCTGGCCAGCAAGAACGGCGAACTTCGGTGTACTTGATTTAGCCGGCTTTGCCAAAGGTCCTTATTATCTTTACCAGAGCCAGTGGAGTAAAGAGCCAATGGTGCATCTCGATCCACATTGGAGCCACCATGGTAAAGAAGGAATGCAAATTCCTGTGGTTGTCTACACCAATCTACCGTCTGCCGAACTGTTTTTAAACGGCAAATCTTTAGGTGAGAAAGCGATGACAGATGACATGCAATTGGTTTGGCTTGTGCCATATCAACCTGGTGAGTTAACTGTCCACGCTAAGAAAAATGGCAAAACAGTGGTGACAAAATCAGTGCATACGGCGCAGCAAGCCTATTCGGTAGCAATTACTGCGGATAAAACCCAGATCAACGCCAATCAAACCGATGTGGTTCACCTGACTCTGGATGTCGTTGATAAAAATGGCCATATGGTCCCGGAAGCCAATAATCGCCTTTATATTGATGTATCCGGACCGGGTAAGCTGATTGGTGTTGAAAATGGCGATATTCTCGATCTTGAGCCGCATAAAGTTGCTAATCGTAAGGCGTTTATGGGCAAAGCTCTGGCGTTGCTGCAAGCGACGGATACAGCAGGGCCTATTACGGTCACTATTAAAGGTGAGGGACTCGCACCGACATCACTGCTTATTAACGCGCAGTAA
- a CDS encoding arylsulfatase: MTNTYTSKILPLLAVSVLAIGCKQSQPENLADSANSVHESQPQRDDNRPNIIYILVDDLGYGDIGAFGQKHIKTPSLDAMAEQGMRLTQHYAGSTVCAPSRASLVTGKHPGTVQIRGNYELGTFLDEEEFGQMPLRPGTDTIGTMMQQAGYETALIGKWGLGGPGSYGTPNKQGFDYFFGYLDQKQAHNHYPTHLWKNEQWFALDNEYLDTHQALPEGADINDPQSYKPYQRDDFAQQRLADDALRYIDENQHNPFFLYLSFAAPHAALQAPKEEIAAYQHFEETPNVGGEQRYMPVLQPKATRAAMITHLDRSIGKVMRKLEQLNLADNTLVIFSSDNGPSWEGGADLTFFDSNGPYRGYKRDLYEGGIRMPTIAWWPGKIAANSQSNHLSAFWDVMPTIAEVGGATLPDNIDGISFLPTLLASDKQAKHQHLYWEFHNNNGEHAQAIRFDNNEGQWKAVRRYNEKFRTNPPVELYNLSVDHQESTDVADIFPELAKHMVELMDNSRTHADIDSWNFDYWPDKH, translated from the coding sequence ATGACGAACACTTATACGAGCAAAATATTACCTTTATTGGCTGTCTCTGTGCTTGCTATTGGTTGTAAACAATCGCAACCCGAGAATCTTGCCGATAGTGCCAATAGCGTGCATGAATCACAGCCGCAACGTGACGATAATCGCCCTAATATTATTTATATTTTGGTCGATGATTTGGGTTACGGTGATATCGGTGCCTTTGGCCAAAAACATATCAAGACACCAAGCCTAGATGCAATGGCTGAACAAGGTATGCGCCTAACTCAGCACTATGCCGGCAGCACTGTTTGCGCACCGTCTCGAGCGTCATTGGTTACGGGTAAGCATCCAGGAACAGTCCAGATTCGCGGTAATTATGAATTAGGCACTTTTTTAGACGAAGAAGAATTCGGCCAGATGCCGTTGCGTCCAGGTACAGATACTATCGGTACTATGATGCAACAAGCCGGTTATGAAACGGCGCTGATAGGTAAGTGGGGCTTAGGCGGACCAGGTTCTTATGGCACCCCGAATAAACAAGGCTTCGATTACTTCTTCGGCTATTTAGATCAAAAGCAGGCGCACAATCACTACCCAACACATCTATGGAAAAACGAACAATGGTTTGCCCTAGATAATGAATATCTAGATACCCATCAAGCGTTGCCTGAAGGTGCGGATATCAATGATCCACAAAGCTACAAACCTTATCAGCGTGATGATTTTGCGCAGCAGCGCTTAGCGGATGATGCGCTACGATATATAGATGAGAATCAACATAATCCGTTTTTCTTATACCTGTCTTTTGCTGCACCACATGCGGCATTGCAAGCGCCCAAGGAAGAGATCGCCGCGTATCAGCATTTTGAGGAAACACCAAATGTTGGTGGTGAGCAAAGATACATGCCGGTGTTGCAACCCAAAGCCACCCGAGCTGCGATGATCACTCATTTAGATCGCTCTATTGGCAAGGTGATGCGCAAGCTAGAACAGTTGAACCTGGCCGACAATACTTTAGTCATTTTTAGTAGCGATAATGGTCCTTCATGGGAAGGTGGTGCTGATCTGACCTTTTTTGATAGCAATGGTCCATATCGAGGCTATAAACGTGATTTATATGAGGGTGGCATTCGTATGCCAACCATTGCATGGTGGCCTGGAAAAATAGCCGCTAACAGTCAATCAAATCATTTATCGGCGTTTTGGGACGTGATGCCAACCATCGCCGAAGTCGGTGGCGCTACATTGCCGGATAATATTGATGGTATTTCTTTTTTGCCAACCCTGTTGGCGAGCGATAAGCAGGCTAAACATCAGCACTTATACTGGGAGTTTCATAATAATAATGGCGAACACGCTCAGGCCATTCGTTTTGATAACAATGAAGGTCAATGGAAAGCGGTGCGTCGTTATAATGAGAAATTTAGAACCAATCCACCGGTCGAGCTATATAACTTGAGTGTCGATCATCAAGAGTCCACAGACGTCGCCGATATTTTTCCTGAGCTTGCCAAGCATATGGTTGAGCTGATGGACAACTCTCGTACGCACGCCGACATTGATAGTTGGAATTTTGACTATTGGCCAGATAAGCATTAA
- a CDS encoding TonB-dependent receptor: MRKSKISLALLAAMAIQAPITSYAFAEEETAPEAQTAKEKAEAKEQAIKEDEIEVITVGGMRSSEVAAINMKKFADTISDNLSAEEVGALPDQSIAESLERLTGVTGNQDNGRSNTISVRGMGGAYTLTTLNDREIVSSFGSRSVNLSLFPSASIRKAQVYKTARADALEGGISGHVNMETFKPLEVNRNIRTLSGTINTNDLHDDLTSNEDHSLLKELTDSDKYGRHFSGLISQHLNDNLAVSVGGSYRDDTRFIEGIKNAAVLQNLGWTTDWNGDGVNDEIANPASTLSSKIFDEKQTAVFGALQYAPNDDLLISIDYLTSKYEYEMDQAVMSHWGLTSGISHVDPALADINPDNHYVMSGISSVNSIGKWETNALNEDETEVFGVNVKYDITDDLRINFDIAKSTADRVWGWRTGNGKYGANMNHYLEWDHYNDEYGFSYLGSDTDGSAFNPETYELDRSKLTQELNNPDLFTFEKLTNGHNTMDSEVKAVKFDIIMDTDFGIVHQLKFGARYSENTKDFKDDGEVYEAKNSRKSKDGQDWISDEDWANTWAQISDVDFHALNTSLTNNPYQKLDKINGYDEFFYFNPKDILNAKSSLFPERYLDDADKLSSYEIEENTTAVYVQASFAGDWYDGIIGVRYFETELESSSWQSPFYLTPVDENLNEFELIIGDLEWATEKHDYSEVLPTLNVNLRLIDDVVIRIGAGKAVIKPSLGEINSSVDLKDNNFDENAPADSKPLGKAGNPYLDPIVSTQGDISIEYYPTKWDYYSLAGFYKDLDGIYEQGATYIPAEGVTDADGNPLALPVTSEVKADGGHVYGVEFSFRQNLGKFTDYLKGFALSGNYMDFYHDAHQDYNNRSPGDTPLSRPTEIYYQPVGWIDSTYNIALTYDYGKSFSARLNFNQQEYQATRDGQNYAVSWPSENLSLNIKYRVNKYVQFFAQGANLLDETTTKGNLSNDKVGVAHKDFIWEQQHRGVTYYAGVRLNF; encoded by the coding sequence ATGAGAAAGTCCAAAATAAGCTTAGCCTTGCTTGCAGCTATGGCGATTCAGGCGCCAATTACTTCTTATGCGTTTGCAGAAGAAGAGACAGCACCGGAAGCGCAAACAGCAAAAGAAAAAGCTGAAGCGAAAGAACAAGCTATTAAAGAAGACGAAATCGAAGTCATTACTGTTGGTGGTATGCGATCGAGTGAAGTTGCAGCCATCAATATGAAAAAGTTTGCCGATACCATCTCAGATAACTTATCTGCAGAAGAAGTTGGTGCCTTACCTGATCAAAGTATCGCCGAATCTCTTGAGCGACTAACCGGTGTAACAGGTAACCAAGACAATGGTCGAAGCAATACTATCTCTGTGCGTGGTATGGGTGGTGCGTACACTCTGACTACCTTAAACGATCGTGAAATTGTCAGTTCATTTGGTTCTCGTTCGGTCAACTTAAGCTTATTCCCGTCAGCAAGTATTCGAAAGGCGCAAGTTTATAAAACGGCTCGAGCCGACGCTCTAGAAGGTGGTATTTCTGGTCATGTAAACATGGAAACCTTCAAGCCACTGGAAGTCAATCGTAATATCAGAACACTCTCTGGAACGATCAACACCAATGATTTGCACGATGATTTAACCAGCAATGAAGATCACAGTTTATTAAAAGAGCTTACCGACAGTGATAAATATGGTCGTCATTTCAGTGGCCTAATAAGCCAGCATTTAAATGATAACCTAGCGGTATCTGTTGGTGGTTCATATCGTGATGATACGCGTTTTATCGAAGGCATTAAAAATGCGGCAGTATTACAGAATTTAGGTTGGACAACGGACTGGAACGGTGATGGTGTTAATGATGAAATTGCTAACCCAGCATCAACCCTAAGTTCAAAAATTTTTGATGAAAAACAAACGGCGGTATTTGGTGCGTTGCAATACGCTCCGAATGATGACCTGCTTATTAGCATCGATTACTTAACGTCTAAGTATGAATATGAAATGGATCAAGCGGTTATGAGTCACTGGGGTTTGACCAGTGGTATCTCTCATGTTGATCCTGCTCTTGCCGATATTAACCCAGATAATCACTATGTTATGAGTGGTATCTCAAGTGTAAATAGCATTGGTAAGTGGGAAACCAACGCCTTAAACGAAGATGAAACGGAAGTGTTCGGTGTTAACGTTAAATACGATATCACTGACGATTTGCGTATTAATTTTGATATTGCTAAATCAACAGCTGATCGCGTCTGGGGATGGCGCACCGGTAATGGTAAATACGGTGCCAATATGAACCATTACCTCGAGTGGGATCATTATAATGATGAATATGGTTTCTCTTATTTAGGCAGCGATACTGATGGCAGTGCCTTTAACCCAGAAACCTATGAGTTAGATCGCAGTAAATTAACCCAAGAACTAAACAATCCAGACTTATTTACTTTTGAGAAGCTAACCAATGGTCACAATACCATGGATAGTGAAGTAAAAGCGGTCAAGTTTGATATCATCATGGATACCGATTTTGGTATTGTTCACCAGCTTAAATTCGGTGCACGTTATTCTGAGAATACTAAAGACTTTAAAGATGACGGAGAAGTTTATGAAGCCAAAAACTCTCGCAAATCGAAAGATGGTCAAGACTGGATTTCCGATGAAGATTGGGCCAATACTTGGGCACAAATCAGTGATGTCGACTTCCATGCGCTAAATACCTCGTTAACCAATAACCCATATCAAAAACTTGATAAGATTAATGGTTATGATGAGTTTTTCTATTTCAACCCTAAAGATATCTTGAACGCAAAATCGAGTTTGTTCCCAGAAAGATACTTAGATGATGCTGATAAGTTGTCTAGTTATGAAATCGAAGAAAACACAACGGCTGTTTATGTGCAAGCTAGCTTCGCTGGTGACTGGTATGACGGTATCATTGGTGTTCGTTACTTTGAAACAGAATTGGAATCATCAAGTTGGCAAAGTCCGTTTTACCTAACCCCTGTTGATGAGAATTTAAACGAATTTGAACTAATCATCGGTGACCTAGAATGGGCAACCGAAAAGCATGATTATAGTGAAGTGTTACCGACATTAAACGTTAACTTACGCCTTATCGATGACGTTGTCATTCGTATAGGTGCAGGTAAAGCGGTCATTAAACCGAGCCTTGGTGAGATAAACTCAAGTGTCGATCTGAAAGACAATAACTTTGATGAAAACGCACCAGCTGATAGTAAACCTCTAGGTAAAGCCGGTAACCCTTATCTGGATCCTATTGTTTCGACTCAGGGTGATATATCGATTGAATACTACCCAACCAAGTGGGATTACTACTCTCTAGCAGGTTTCTACAAAGATCTTGACGGTATTTATGAGCAAGGCGCGACCTATATTCCAGCGGAAGGTGTTACCGATGCCGATGGTAACCCACTTGCTTTACCTGTAACCTCTGAGGTGAAGGCTGATGGTGGCCATGTTTATGGTGTCGAATTTTCATTCCGTCAAAACTTGGGCAAATTCACCGATTACTTGAAAGGCTTTGCACTATCAGGTAACTACATGGACTTCTATCACGATGCGCACCAAGATTACAACAATCGTTCGCCTGGTGATACACCGTTAAGTCGACCTACGGAAATTTACTATCAACCTGTTGGTTGGATCGATAGTACCTACAATATCGCCCTGACCTATGACTATGGTAAAAGCTTCTCAGCGCGTTTGAACTTTAATCAACAAGAGTATCAAGCGACCAGAGATGGTCAGAACTACGCCGTAAGTTGGCCAAGTGAAAACTTAAGTCTGAACATCAAGTACAGAGTAAACAAATATGTGCAGTTCTTTGCCCAAGGTGCAAACTTGCTAGACGAAACGACCACAAAGGGCAACCTTTCAAACGATAAGGTCGGTGTGGCGCATAAAGATTTCATCTGGGAACAACAGCATCGCGGTGTCACCTATTATGCAGGTGTGCGCTTAAATTTCTAA